CTCGACCTGATCCGCTCGGGGCAGGCGGTGCCCGACCACGACGTCACGGCCGCGGCGCCCGCCGCCCCGCAGGAGTCGCAGGGCCTGTCGTAGCCGACCCTGAAAACCTCCGCGCACCTCCGCACACCTCCGAACACCTCCGCGTCACCCGAACGTGCTAATCGACGGGTGATAAGCCCACATCGTCCCCCCGGGCCGCCCTAGGCTCCTCACTCCGAGCAGGAGCGGCCGGGGAGGGGCGTGATGGAGGCGGTTCCGGCGGGGGCCCGCGCGTACATCGGCTGCGTGACCCTCGCCGCCCTGTACTGCCTGATCCCGCTCCCCTCCCTGGACACGCCCTGGTGGGCCGTGCTGCTGACGGCCGTCGTCTACGCCGGCTGCGAGCAGGCCGCCGCCCGCTGGCACGTCGCCGGCACCTTCTTCCCCGTGCTGCTCGCCGGGGCCTTCCTGCTGCCGCCGCCCGCCGCCGCGCTCGTCCCGGTGCCCGGCGCCCTCTTCCTCCCGGCCCGCCGCGGCCCCCGCACCGAGCGGCGCGCCTCCGCGACCCGCAGGCTCTGGCGGGCCGCCCAGCTCGCCGTCGCGGTCTGGGCGGCGAGCCGCACCCACTGGGCGCTCGGCGGCCGGGACGCCGTCGTCTCCTCCGACTTCCCGTACGCGCTCGTCCCCGCCGGGGCCGCCGTCCTCGCCTTCTGCCTGGCGCTGACCGCCCTCGACGGCGGGATCAGGGCCCTCGCCGAACGGGTGCCCGCCCGCCGCGCCTGGCGCGGCCTGCTCGCGCGCTCCCTCGCCCCGATCGGCGTGCACGGGCTCGCCGGGCTGATGATGGCCGTCCTGTGGCGCAGCCCCTACGGGCCGGTCGCCGCGCTCCTCGTGCTGCTGCCGATGTGCGTGTCCTGGTGGGCGTTCGCCCAGTACCACCGCGAACGCGCCGCCCACCAGGCGACCATCAGGGCCCTGGTGCAGGCC
The sequence above is a segment of the Streptomyces griseoviridis genome. Coding sequences within it:
- a CDS encoding HD-GYP domain-containing protein is translated as MEAVPAGARAYIGCVTLAALYCLIPLPSLDTPWWAVLLTAVVYAGCEQAAARWHVAGTFFPVLLAGAFLLPPPAAALVPVPGALFLPARRGPRTERRASATRRLWRAAQLAVAVWAASRTHWALGGRDAVVSSDFPYALVPAGAAVLAFCLALTALDGGIRALAERVPARRAWRGLLARSLAPIGVHGLAGLMMAVLWRSPYGPVAALLVLLPMCVSWWAFAQYHRERAAHQATIRALVQAVDIKDGYTRGHSERVGQASMMIARELGMDDARVEVLRFAGILHDVGKLGVPTRLLRKDGPLTPEERRVIELHPEYGHEMVRGIAFLGEARAAVLHHHERLDGSGYPYGLLGGQIPESARVVAVADAFDAMTSTRSYRRARPVPAALEELKRCAGAQFDPHMVTALARALARQGWHPAVTAEEQPAPDPATAPLTSGPRAAR